One segment of Ricinus communis isolate WT05 ecotype wild-type chromosome 8, ASM1957865v1, whole genome shotgun sequence DNA contains the following:
- the LOC8285747 gene encoding uncharacterized protein LOC8285747 isoform X10, which yields MGPVGPSFPEQIIESNEPLGDSEVLFSDDSNLKLINLSPNELESKEDMISKDDHAEVNEMELDLDPFADILPPPSISSVRNGGKFQPRAKARPRKGTSETVAIAASTSTMEEQASLVSHVSDNLQPAKFVDAGDGRLRDPVPSSLYSLEILVSKESLRNDDYKNFGVLLSSDVMSSGLVNSSQLLSTDAVHLGGATRDLHFGLAKSMGENTDIFSGLEYIHDLVTQSPSSTEIPVHSSNEETEGSRFPAQNSVNSSALGACSVDLPDPVSCNEAAIWTDNRRPEVEEAGVFSNLGRPDNLSESISEYNTRNFQPRQKVQTGKEKSTVSTLPQDAVDSVASSSNAEFEPSETMYMDVGSIPTFPSDDVLDYSSMSFSNCISPDATTSGFLLNEEQINLAEASRSSDPNVLCQEDLPVEAVKENSKSRRRKSSSLLISSQKFGEASLAGEMGGSGKSSRQLRKRTAAPQLVDEPEDEACDNDGFPSKASSNSIADEEDGDYDYRVDEDNDNEDALENKSRKKRASEKLKKPAADEGKTVRRRKRDTDASEQLTQQPRKKFSHSTRRKNRLKDLLSMPEDEIDFQRLPVRDIILLAGYRESLASKEAKESKNASTNQSTANSFHGEDSHNEEDTVTSEQSGGHINDQSNILFNYHSFMDKTPTARWSKQETELFYEGIQQFGTDLSMIQQLFPGRTRHQIKLKYKKEERQHPLRLSDALRNRAKDHSHFEKVIEQLQQVATQAEQECNRDASVDVTDEEAELNPETNQETTKSERYEDVTVEDREGDVNEEVHSPSKYDEDDDDLDIWSSYKSVF from the exons ATGGGCCCAGTTGGCCCATCCTTTCCTGAACAGATAATTGAGAGTAACGAGCCATTGGGAGACAGTGAAGTTCTATTTTCTGATGACAGCAActtgaaattaattaacctttcACCCAATGAACTTGAATCCAAAGAGGATATGATCTCCAAAGATGACCATGCAGAG GTGAATGAGATGGAGCTTGATTTGGACCCATTTGCTGATATTCTTCCCCCACCTTCCATTAGCAGTG TGAGAAATGGTGGCAAATTTCAACCTCGAGCAAAGGCCCGACCTAGAAAGGGAACTTCTGAAACAGTTGCTATTGCTGCTTCTACTAGTACAATGGAAGAGCAAGCTAGTCTAGTCTCCCATGTGTCGGATAACCTGCAGCCTGCTAAATTTGTTGATGCTGGAGATGGCAGACTGAGAGATCCTGTTCCGTCATCCTTATATTCCTTGGAGATCTTGGTAAGCAAAGAGTCATTGAGAAATGATGACTACAAGAATTTTGGAGTTCTATTGTCCAGTGATGTCATGAGTTCCGGATTAGTGAATTCTTCACAATTACTTTCTACCGATGCGGTGCATTTAGGTGGTGCTACGAGAGACCTGCATTTTGGATTGGCAAAATCAATGGGAGAG AATACAGACATATTTTCAGGGTTGGAATATATCCATGATCTTGTTACCCAATCTCCAAGTAGCACAG AAATTCCAGTTCATTCTTCAAATGAGGAGACGGAAGGATCTAGATTTCCAGCTCAAAATTCTGTTAATTCTTCAGCACTCGGGGCATGTAGTGTGGATCTCCCAGATCCAGTAAGCTGTAATGAAGCAGCCATTTGGACTGATAACAGAAGACCAGAGGTGGAG gaAGCAGgggttttttctaatttgGGAAGGCCTGATAATTTATCTGAGTCCATTTCTG aatataatactAGAAATTTCCAGCCAAGACAAAAGGTGCAAACTGGAAAGGAGAAATCTACTGTAAGCACTCTTCCACAAGATGCAGTTGATTCTGTCGCATCTTCTTCGAATGCTGAGTTTGAACCTTCTGAAACTATGTACATGGATGTGGGCTCAATTCCTACCTTCCCGTCTGATGATGTTCTTGACTATTCATCCATGAGCTTTAGCAATTGTATTTCACCAGATGCTACTACTTCTGGGTTTCTATTGAATGAGGAACAGATAAACCTTGCTGAAGCTTCTCGCTCCAGTGACCCAAATGTTTTGTGCCAAGAAGATCTACCTGTAGAGGCTGTGAAGGAG AATTCTAAGAGTAGAAGAAGGAAATCATCTTCATTATTGATTTCTTCTCAGAAGTTTGGTGAAGCCTCATTAGCTGGTGAGATGGGGGGAAGTGGTAAATCATCAAGGCAGCTGAGAAAAAGGACTGCTGCTCCACAACTTGTTGATGAGCCAGAGGATGAAGCTTGTGACAATGACGGCTTTCCTTCTAAAGCTTCTAGTAATTCTATTGCGGATGAAGAAGATGGTGATTATGATTATAGAGTGGATGAAGATAATGATAATGAAGATGCATTGGAAAATAAATCTCGCAAGAAAAGAGCTTCAGAAAAGCTGAAGAAACCTGCAGCTGATGAGGGAAAAACAGTTAGACGACGGAAGAGAGACACTGATGCATCAGAGCAATTAACTCAACAACCACGCAAGAAGTTTTCTCATTCCACCCGCAGGAAAAACAGat TGAAGGATTTGCTTAGCATGCCAGAGGATGAAATTGATTTTCAGAGGCTTCCTGTCAGAGATATTATTTTGCTTGCAGGGTACAGGGAGAGCTTAGCT AGTAAAGAGGCAAAAGAATCAAAGAATGCTTCAACCAACCAAAG TACTGCAAACTCTTTCCACGGGGAAGATTCTCATAATGAAGAGGACACTGTTACTTCAGAGCAATCTGGAGGACACATTAATGATCAATCAAATATCTTATTCAATTACCACTCCTTCATGGACAAAACACCGACTGCAAGATGGTCGAAACAAGAGACAGAATTATTCTATGAG GGAATTCAGCAGTTTGGGACCGACCTATCAATGATACAGCAGCTTTTTCCTGGACGAACACGTCATCAAATCAAGTTGAAATATAAGAAGGAAGAACGTCAACATCCATTAAGGCTTTCTGATGCTCTGCGCAATCGTGCTAAAG ATcattctcattttgaaaaagtGATTGAGCAGCTGCAACAAGTTGCTACTCAGGCAGAACAAGAGTGTAACAGGGATGCTTCAGTAGATGTTACAGACGAGGAGGCAGAGTTGAATCCTGAAACTAAT
- the LOC8285747 gene encoding uncharacterized protein LOC8285747 isoform X2, whose product MDSDWDPFDDVLPEPALAHARAGGKFQPRAKPRPKKVASASISSILPTNAKEKYVPSLPTALDRKQSAQSVDNVDDILTIPASSSPASSTLPGREEHLEKTDENLKCEPLKDLTELVRRSKDLPSADALPLKVVVSDRKTGDSCLSIKKTDSSQLDLDAFAGSICDAAENKALVDSHTTTSVQSVDVLDKTMGPVGPSFPEQIIESNEPLGDSEVLFSDDSNLKLINLSPNELESKEDMISKDDHAEVNEMELDLDPFADILPPPSISSVRNGGKFQPRAKARPRKGTSETVAIAASTSTMEEQASLVSHVSDNLQPAKFVDAGDGRLRDPVPSSLYSLEILVSKESLRNDDYKNFGVLLSSDVMSSGLVNSSQLLSTDAVHLGGATRDLHFGLAKSMGENTDIFSGLEYIHDLVTQSPSSTEIPVHSSNEETEGSRFPAQNSVNSSALGACSVDLPDPVSCNEAAIWTDNRRPEVEEAGVFSNLGRPDNLSESISEYNTRNFQPRQKVQTGKEKSTVSTLPQDAVDSVASSSNAEFEPSETMYMDVGSIPTFPSDDVLDYSSMSFSNCISPDATTSGFLLNEEQINLAEASRSSDPNVLCQEDLPVEAVKENSKSRRRKSSSLLISSQKFGEASLAGEMGGSGKSSRQLRKRTAAPQLVDEPEDEACDNDGFPSKASSNSIADEEDGDYDYRVDEDNDNEDALENKSRKKRASEKLKKPAADEGKTVRRRKRDTDASEQLTQQPRKKFSHSTRRKNRLKDLLSMPEDEIDFQRLPVRDIILLAGYRESLASKEAKESKNASTNQSTANSFHGEDSHNEEDTVTSEQSGGHINDQSNILFNYHSFMDKTPTARWSKQETELFYEGIQQFGTDLSMIQQLFPGRTRHQIKLKYKKEERQHPLRLSDALRNRAKDHSHFEKVIEQLQQVATQAEQECNRDASVDVTDEEAELNPETNETTKSERYEDVTVEDREGDVNEEVHSPSKYDEDDDDLDIWSSYKSVF is encoded by the exons atggattctgatTGGGATCCTTTTGATGATGTACTTCCGGAACCAGCTTTGGCCCATG CTCGGGCTGGTGGGAAGTTTCAACCGAGGGCCAAACCACGACCAAAGAAGGTAGCATCTGCATCTATTTCTTCTATTCTTCCAACCAATGCCAAGGAAAAGTATGTGCCATCCTTACCAACTGCTTTGGACCGAAAACAGTCTGCTCAGTCCGTTGATAATGTGGATGATATATTGACAATTCCAGCTAGTAGTTCTCCAGCTTCATCAACATTACCTGGAAGGGAAGAACATCTGGAGAAAACTGATGAAAACCTGAAATGTGAACCGCTAAAAGATTTAACAGAACTTGTCAGAAGATCAAAGGATCTGCCTTCCGCAGATGCCCTCCCTTTAAAGGTTGTAGTGTCTGATAGAAAAACTGGAGATTCTTGTCTGTCAATAAAAAAg ACAGATTCTTCACAGCTTGACCTGGACGCATTTGCTGGCAGTATTTGTGATGCTGCAGAAAATAAAG CCTTGGTTGACTCTCATACAACAACATCTGTACAGTCCGTTGATGTCCTTGATAAGACTATGGGCCCAGTTGGCCCATCCTTTCCTGAACAGATAATTGAGAGTAACGAGCCATTGGGAGACAGTGAAGTTCTATTTTCTGATGACAGCAActtgaaattaattaacctttcACCCAATGAACTTGAATCCAAAGAGGATATGATCTCCAAAGATGACCATGCAGAG GTGAATGAGATGGAGCTTGATTTGGACCCATTTGCTGATATTCTTCCCCCACCTTCCATTAGCAGTG TGAGAAATGGTGGCAAATTTCAACCTCGAGCAAAGGCCCGACCTAGAAAGGGAACTTCTGAAACAGTTGCTATTGCTGCTTCTACTAGTACAATGGAAGAGCAAGCTAGTCTAGTCTCCCATGTGTCGGATAACCTGCAGCCTGCTAAATTTGTTGATGCTGGAGATGGCAGACTGAGAGATCCTGTTCCGTCATCCTTATATTCCTTGGAGATCTTGGTAAGCAAAGAGTCATTGAGAAATGATGACTACAAGAATTTTGGAGTTCTATTGTCCAGTGATGTCATGAGTTCCGGATTAGTGAATTCTTCACAATTACTTTCTACCGATGCGGTGCATTTAGGTGGTGCTACGAGAGACCTGCATTTTGGATTGGCAAAATCAATGGGAGAG AATACAGACATATTTTCAGGGTTGGAATATATCCATGATCTTGTTACCCAATCTCCAAGTAGCACAG AAATTCCAGTTCATTCTTCAAATGAGGAGACGGAAGGATCTAGATTTCCAGCTCAAAATTCTGTTAATTCTTCAGCACTCGGGGCATGTAGTGTGGATCTCCCAGATCCAGTAAGCTGTAATGAAGCAGCCATTTGGACTGATAACAGAAGACCAGAGGTGGAG gaAGCAGgggttttttctaatttgGGAAGGCCTGATAATTTATCTGAGTCCATTTCTG aatataatactAGAAATTTCCAGCCAAGACAAAAGGTGCAAACTGGAAAGGAGAAATCTACTGTAAGCACTCTTCCACAAGATGCAGTTGATTCTGTCGCATCTTCTTCGAATGCTGAGTTTGAACCTTCTGAAACTATGTACATGGATGTGGGCTCAATTCCTACCTTCCCGTCTGATGATGTTCTTGACTATTCATCCATGAGCTTTAGCAATTGTATTTCACCAGATGCTACTACTTCTGGGTTTCTATTGAATGAGGAACAGATAAACCTTGCTGAAGCTTCTCGCTCCAGTGACCCAAATGTTTTGTGCCAAGAAGATCTACCTGTAGAGGCTGTGAAGGAG AATTCTAAGAGTAGAAGAAGGAAATCATCTTCATTATTGATTTCTTCTCAGAAGTTTGGTGAAGCCTCATTAGCTGGTGAGATGGGGGGAAGTGGTAAATCATCAAGGCAGCTGAGAAAAAGGACTGCTGCTCCACAACTTGTTGATGAGCCAGAGGATGAAGCTTGTGACAATGACGGCTTTCCTTCTAAAGCTTCTAGTAATTCTATTGCGGATGAAGAAGATGGTGATTATGATTATAGAGTGGATGAAGATAATGATAATGAAGATGCATTGGAAAATAAATCTCGCAAGAAAAGAGCTTCAGAAAAGCTGAAGAAACCTGCAGCTGATGAGGGAAAAACAGTTAGACGACGGAAGAGAGACACTGATGCATCAGAGCAATTAACTCAACAACCACGCAAGAAGTTTTCTCATTCCACCCGCAGGAAAAACAGat TGAAGGATTTGCTTAGCATGCCAGAGGATGAAATTGATTTTCAGAGGCTTCCTGTCAGAGATATTATTTTGCTTGCAGGGTACAGGGAGAGCTTAGCT AGTAAAGAGGCAAAAGAATCAAAGAATGCTTCAACCAACCAAAG TACTGCAAACTCTTTCCACGGGGAAGATTCTCATAATGAAGAGGACACTGTTACTTCAGAGCAATCTGGAGGACACATTAATGATCAATCAAATATCTTATTCAATTACCACTCCTTCATGGACAAAACACCGACTGCAAGATGGTCGAAACAAGAGACAGAATTATTCTATGAG GGAATTCAGCAGTTTGGGACCGACCTATCAATGATACAGCAGCTTTTTCCTGGACGAACACGTCATCAAATCAAGTTGAAATATAAGAAGGAAGAACGTCAACATCCATTAAGGCTTTCTGATGCTCTGCGCAATCGTGCTAAAG ATcattctcattttgaaaaagtGATTGAGCAGCTGCAACAAGTTGCTACTCAGGCAGAACAAGAGTGTAACAGGGATGCTTCAGTAGATGTTACAGACGAGGAGGCAGAGTTGAATCCTGAAACTAAT
- the LOC8285747 gene encoding uncharacterized protein LOC8285747 isoform X4, which yields MDSDWDPFDDVLPEPALAHARAGGKFQPRAKPRPKKVASASISSILPTNAKEKYVPSLPTALDRKQSAQSVDNVDDILTIPASSSPASSTLPGREEHLEKTDENLKCEPLKDLTELVRRSKDLPSADALPLKVVVSDRKTGDSCLSIKKTDSSQLDLDAFAGSICDAAENKALVDSHTTTSVQSVDVLDKTMGPVGPSFPEQIIESNEPLGDSEVLFSDDSNLKLINLSPNELESKEDMISKDDHAEVNEMELDLDPFADILPPPSISSVRNGGKFQPRAKARPRKGTSETVAIAASTSTMEEQASLVSHVSDNLQPAKFVDAGDGRLRDPVPSSLYSLEILVSKESLRNDDYKNFGVLLSSDVMSSGLVNSSQLLSTDAVHLGGATRDLHFGLAKSMGENTDIFSGLEYIHDLVTQSPSSTEIPVHSSNEETEGSRFPAQNSVNSSALGACSVDLPDPVSCNEAAIWTDNRRPEVEEAGVFSNLGRPDNLSESISEYNTRNFQPRQKVQTGKEKSTVSTLPQDAVDSVASSSNAEFEPSETMYMDVGSIPTFPSDDVLDYSSMSFSNCISPDATTSGFLLNEEQINLAEASRSSDPNVLCQEDLPVEAVKEKFGEASLAGEMGGSGKSSRQLRKRTAAPQLVDEPEDEACDNDGFPSKASSNSIADEEDGDYDYRVDEDNDNEDALENKSRKKRASEKLKKPAADEGKTVRRRKRDTDASEQLTQQPRKKFSHSTRRKNRLKDLLSMPEDEIDFQRLPVRDIILLAGYRESLASKEAKESKNASTNQSTANSFHGEDSHNEEDTVTSEQSGGHINDQSNILFNYHSFMDKTPTARWSKQETELFYEGIQQFGTDLSMIQQLFPGRTRHQIKLKYKKEERQHPLRLSDALRNRAKDHSHFEKVIEQLQQVATQAEQECNRDASVDVTDEEAELNPETNQETTKSERYEDVTVEDREGDVNEEVHSPSKYDEDDDDLDIWSSYKSVF from the exons atggattctgatTGGGATCCTTTTGATGATGTACTTCCGGAACCAGCTTTGGCCCATG CTCGGGCTGGTGGGAAGTTTCAACCGAGGGCCAAACCACGACCAAAGAAGGTAGCATCTGCATCTATTTCTTCTATTCTTCCAACCAATGCCAAGGAAAAGTATGTGCCATCCTTACCAACTGCTTTGGACCGAAAACAGTCTGCTCAGTCCGTTGATAATGTGGATGATATATTGACAATTCCAGCTAGTAGTTCTCCAGCTTCATCAACATTACCTGGAAGGGAAGAACATCTGGAGAAAACTGATGAAAACCTGAAATGTGAACCGCTAAAAGATTTAACAGAACTTGTCAGAAGATCAAAGGATCTGCCTTCCGCAGATGCCCTCCCTTTAAAGGTTGTAGTGTCTGATAGAAAAACTGGAGATTCTTGTCTGTCAATAAAAAAg ACAGATTCTTCACAGCTTGACCTGGACGCATTTGCTGGCAGTATTTGTGATGCTGCAGAAAATAAAG CCTTGGTTGACTCTCATACAACAACATCTGTACAGTCCGTTGATGTCCTTGATAAGACTATGGGCCCAGTTGGCCCATCCTTTCCTGAACAGATAATTGAGAGTAACGAGCCATTGGGAGACAGTGAAGTTCTATTTTCTGATGACAGCAActtgaaattaattaacctttcACCCAATGAACTTGAATCCAAAGAGGATATGATCTCCAAAGATGACCATGCAGAG GTGAATGAGATGGAGCTTGATTTGGACCCATTTGCTGATATTCTTCCCCCACCTTCCATTAGCAGTG TGAGAAATGGTGGCAAATTTCAACCTCGAGCAAAGGCCCGACCTAGAAAGGGAACTTCTGAAACAGTTGCTATTGCTGCTTCTACTAGTACAATGGAAGAGCAAGCTAGTCTAGTCTCCCATGTGTCGGATAACCTGCAGCCTGCTAAATTTGTTGATGCTGGAGATGGCAGACTGAGAGATCCTGTTCCGTCATCCTTATATTCCTTGGAGATCTTGGTAAGCAAAGAGTCATTGAGAAATGATGACTACAAGAATTTTGGAGTTCTATTGTCCAGTGATGTCATGAGTTCCGGATTAGTGAATTCTTCACAATTACTTTCTACCGATGCGGTGCATTTAGGTGGTGCTACGAGAGACCTGCATTTTGGATTGGCAAAATCAATGGGAGAG AATACAGACATATTTTCAGGGTTGGAATATATCCATGATCTTGTTACCCAATCTCCAAGTAGCACAG AAATTCCAGTTCATTCTTCAAATGAGGAGACGGAAGGATCTAGATTTCCAGCTCAAAATTCTGTTAATTCTTCAGCACTCGGGGCATGTAGTGTGGATCTCCCAGATCCAGTAAGCTGTAATGAAGCAGCCATTTGGACTGATAACAGAAGACCAGAGGTGGAG gaAGCAGgggttttttctaatttgGGAAGGCCTGATAATTTATCTGAGTCCATTTCTG aatataatactAGAAATTTCCAGCCAAGACAAAAGGTGCAAACTGGAAAGGAGAAATCTACTGTAAGCACTCTTCCACAAGATGCAGTTGATTCTGTCGCATCTTCTTCGAATGCTGAGTTTGAACCTTCTGAAACTATGTACATGGATGTGGGCTCAATTCCTACCTTCCCGTCTGATGATGTTCTTGACTATTCATCCATGAGCTTTAGCAATTGTATTTCACCAGATGCTACTACTTCTGGGTTTCTATTGAATGAGGAACAGATAAACCTTGCTGAAGCTTCTCGCTCCAGTGACCCAAATGTTTTGTGCCAAGAAGATCTACCTGTAGAGGCTGTGAAGGAG AAGTTTGGTGAAGCCTCATTAGCTGGTGAGATGGGGGGAAGTGGTAAATCATCAAGGCAGCTGAGAAAAAGGACTGCTGCTCCACAACTTGTTGATGAGCCAGAGGATGAAGCTTGTGACAATGACGGCTTTCCTTCTAAAGCTTCTAGTAATTCTATTGCGGATGAAGAAGATGGTGATTATGATTATAGAGTGGATGAAGATAATGATAATGAAGATGCATTGGAAAATAAATCTCGCAAGAAAAGAGCTTCAGAAAAGCTGAAGAAACCTGCAGCTGATGAGGGAAAAACAGTTAGACGACGGAAGAGAGACACTGATGCATCAGAGCAATTAACTCAACAACCACGCAAGAAGTTTTCTCATTCCACCCGCAGGAAAAACAGat TGAAGGATTTGCTTAGCATGCCAGAGGATGAAATTGATTTTCAGAGGCTTCCTGTCAGAGATATTATTTTGCTTGCAGGGTACAGGGAGAGCTTAGCT AGTAAAGAGGCAAAAGAATCAAAGAATGCTTCAACCAACCAAAG TACTGCAAACTCTTTCCACGGGGAAGATTCTCATAATGAAGAGGACACTGTTACTTCAGAGCAATCTGGAGGACACATTAATGATCAATCAAATATCTTATTCAATTACCACTCCTTCATGGACAAAACACCGACTGCAAGATGGTCGAAACAAGAGACAGAATTATTCTATGAG GGAATTCAGCAGTTTGGGACCGACCTATCAATGATACAGCAGCTTTTTCCTGGACGAACACGTCATCAAATCAAGTTGAAATATAAGAAGGAAGAACGTCAACATCCATTAAGGCTTTCTGATGCTCTGCGCAATCGTGCTAAAG ATcattctcattttgaaaaagtGATTGAGCAGCTGCAACAAGTTGCTACTCAGGCAGAACAAGAGTGTAACAGGGATGCTTCAGTAGATGTTACAGACGAGGAGGCAGAGTTGAATCCTGAAACTAAT
- the LOC8285747 gene encoding uncharacterized protein LOC8285747 isoform X7, with product MDSDWDPFDDVLPEPALAHARAGGKFQPRAKPRPKKVASASISSILPTNAKEKYVPSLPTALDRKQSAQSVDNVDDILTIPASSSPASSTLPGREEHLEKTDENLKCEPLKDLTELVRRSKDLPSADALPLKVVVSDRKTGDSCLSIKKILHSLTWTHLLAVFVMLQKIKVNEMELDLDPFADILPPPSISSVRNGGKFQPRAKARPRKGTSETVAIAASTSTMEEQASLVSHVSDNLQPAKFVDAGDGRLRDPVPSSLYSLEILVSKESLRNDDYKNFGVLLSSDVMSSGLVNSSQLLSTDAVHLGGATRDLHFGLAKSMGENTDIFSGLEYIHDLVTQSPSSTEIPVHSSNEETEGSRFPAQNSVNSSALGACSVDLPDPVSCNEAAIWTDNRRPEVEEAGVFSNLGRPDNLSESISEYNTRNFQPRQKVQTGKEKSTVSTLPQDAVDSVASSSNAEFEPSETMYMDVGSIPTFPSDDVLDYSSMSFSNCISPDATTSGFLLNEEQINLAEASRSSDPNVLCQEDLPVEAVKENSKSRRRKSSSLLISSQKFGEASLAGEMGGSGKSSRQLRKRTAAPQLVDEPEDEACDNDGFPSKASSNSIADEEDGDYDYRVDEDNDNEDALENKSRKKRASEKLKKPAADEGKTVRRRKRDTDASEQLTQQPRKKFSHSTRRKNRLKDLLSMPEDEIDFQRLPVRDIILLAGYRESLASKEAKESKNASTNQSTANSFHGEDSHNEEDTVTSEQSGGHINDQSNILFNYHSFMDKTPTARWSKQETELFYEGIQQFGTDLSMIQQLFPGRTRHQIKLKYKKEERQHPLRLSDALRNRAKDHSHFEKVIEQLQQVATQAEQECNRDASVDVTDEEAELNPETNQETTKSERYEDVTVEDREGDVNEEVHSPSKYDEDDDDLDIWSSYKSVF from the exons atggattctgatTGGGATCCTTTTGATGATGTACTTCCGGAACCAGCTTTGGCCCATG CTCGGGCTGGTGGGAAGTTTCAACCGAGGGCCAAACCACGACCAAAGAAGGTAGCATCTGCATCTATTTCTTCTATTCTTCCAACCAATGCCAAGGAAAAGTATGTGCCATCCTTACCAACTGCTTTGGACCGAAAACAGTCTGCTCAGTCCGTTGATAATGTGGATGATATATTGACAATTCCAGCTAGTAGTTCTCCAGCTTCATCAACATTACCTGGAAGGGAAGAACATCTGGAGAAAACTGATGAAAACCTGAAATGTGAACCGCTAAAAGATTTAACAGAACTTGTCAGAAGATCAAAGGATCTGCCTTCCGCAGATGCCCTCCCTTTAAAGGTTGTAGTGTCTGATAGAAAAACTGGAGATTCTTGTCTGTCAATAAAAAAg ATTCTTCACAGCTTGACCTGGACGCATTTGCTGGCAGTATTTGTGATGCTGCAGAAAATAAAG GTGAATGAGATGGAGCTTGATTTGGACCCATTTGCTGATATTCTTCCCCCACCTTCCATTAGCAGTG TGAGAAATGGTGGCAAATTTCAACCTCGAGCAAAGGCCCGACCTAGAAAGGGAACTTCTGAAACAGTTGCTATTGCTGCTTCTACTAGTACAATGGAAGAGCAAGCTAGTCTAGTCTCCCATGTGTCGGATAACCTGCAGCCTGCTAAATTTGTTGATGCTGGAGATGGCAGACTGAGAGATCCTGTTCCGTCATCCTTATATTCCTTGGAGATCTTGGTAAGCAAAGAGTCATTGAGAAATGATGACTACAAGAATTTTGGAGTTCTATTGTCCAGTGATGTCATGAGTTCCGGATTAGTGAATTCTTCACAATTACTTTCTACCGATGCGGTGCATTTAGGTGGTGCTACGAGAGACCTGCATTTTGGATTGGCAAAATCAATGGGAGAG AATACAGACATATTTTCAGGGTTGGAATATATCCATGATCTTGTTACCCAATCTCCAAGTAGCACAG AAATTCCAGTTCATTCTTCAAATGAGGAGACGGAAGGATCTAGATTTCCAGCTCAAAATTCTGTTAATTCTTCAGCACTCGGGGCATGTAGTGTGGATCTCCCAGATCCAGTAAGCTGTAATGAAGCAGCCATTTGGACTGATAACAGAAGACCAGAGGTGGAG gaAGCAGgggttttttctaatttgGGAAGGCCTGATAATTTATCTGAGTCCATTTCTG aatataatactAGAAATTTCCAGCCAAGACAAAAGGTGCAAACTGGAAAGGAGAAATCTACTGTAAGCACTCTTCCACAAGATGCAGTTGATTCTGTCGCATCTTCTTCGAATGCTGAGTTTGAACCTTCTGAAACTATGTACATGGATGTGGGCTCAATTCCTACCTTCCCGTCTGATGATGTTCTTGACTATTCATCCATGAGCTTTAGCAATTGTATTTCACCAGATGCTACTACTTCTGGGTTTCTATTGAATGAGGAACAGATAAACCTTGCTGAAGCTTCTCGCTCCAGTGACCCAAATGTTTTGTGCCAAGAAGATCTACCTGTAGAGGCTGTGAAGGAG AATTCTAAGAGTAGAAGAAGGAAATCATCTTCATTATTGATTTCTTCTCAGAAGTTTGGTGAAGCCTCATTAGCTGGTGAGATGGGGGGAAGTGGTAAATCATCAAGGCAGCTGAGAAAAAGGACTGCTGCTCCACAACTTGTTGATGAGCCAGAGGATGAAGCTTGTGACAATGACGGCTTTCCTTCTAAAGCTTCTAGTAATTCTATTGCGGATGAAGAAGATGGTGATTATGATTATAGAGTGGATGAAGATAATGATAATGAAGATGCATTGGAAAATAAATCTCGCAAGAAAAGAGCTTCAGAAAAGCTGAAGAAACCTGCAGCTGATGAGGGAAAAACAGTTAGACGACGGAAGAGAGACACTGATGCATCAGAGCAATTAACTCAACAACCACGCAAGAAGTTTTCTCATTCCACCCGCAGGAAAAACAGat TGAAGGATTTGCTTAGCATGCCAGAGGATGAAATTGATTTTCAGAGGCTTCCTGTCAGAGATATTATTTTGCTTGCAGGGTACAGGGAGAGCTTAGCT AGTAAAGAGGCAAAAGAATCAAAGAATGCTTCAACCAACCAAAG TACTGCAAACTCTTTCCACGGGGAAGATTCTCATAATGAAGAGGACACTGTTACTTCAGAGCAATCTGGAGGACACATTAATGATCAATCAAATATCTTATTCAATTACCACTCCTTCATGGACAAAACACCGACTGCAAGATGGTCGAAACAAGAGACAGAATTATTCTATGAG GGAATTCAGCAGTTTGGGACCGACCTATCAATGATACAGCAGCTTTTTCCTGGACGAACACGTCATCAAATCAAGTTGAAATATAAGAAGGAAGAACGTCAACATCCATTAAGGCTTTCTGATGCTCTGCGCAATCGTGCTAAAG ATcattctcattttgaaaaagtGATTGAGCAGCTGCAACAAGTTGCTACTCAGGCAGAACAAGAGTGTAACAGGGATGCTTCAGTAGATGTTACAGACGAGGAGGCAGAGTTGAATCCTGAAACTAAT